Proteins found in one Hirundo rustica isolate bHirRus1 chromosome Z, bHirRus1.pri.v3, whole genome shotgun sequence genomic segment:
- the LOC120765457 gene encoding purpurin has translation MKYAQYVFLASVFYTVKYSLAQTCAVESFSVKDNFDPKRYAGKWYALAKKDPEGLFLQDNISAEYTVDEDGTMTASSKGRVKLFGFWVICADMAAQYTVPDPTTPAKMYMTYQGLASYLSSGGDNYWVIDTDYDNYAITYACRSLKEDGSCDDGYSLIFSRNPRGLPPAIQRIVRQKQEEICMSGQFQPVLQSGAC, from the exons ATGAAATACGCACAGTATGTTTTCCTGGCCTCGGTCTTCTACACTGTTAAATACAGCCTAGCTCAGACCTGTGCAGTGGAGTCTTTCTCTGTGAAAGACAATTTTGATCCAAAAAGG TATGCAGGGAAATGGTATGCCCTGGCCAAGAAGGATCCAGAAGGCCTTTTCCTTCAGGACAACATCTCTGCTGAATACACTGTGGACGAGGATGGCACAATGACAGCGTCCTCCAAAGGCCGAGTGAAGCTTTTTGG TTTCTGGGTGATCTGTGCTGACATGGCTGCTCAGTACACGGTACCTGACCCAACCACTCCAGCAAAAATGTATATGACCTACCAGGGACTGGCCAGCTACCTCTCCAGTGGTG GGGACAACTACTGGGTGATTGACACTGACTATGATAACTATGCCATCACCTATGCCTGCCGCAGCCTGAAGGAGGACGGCTCCTGTGATGATGGCTACTCCCTGATCTTCTCACGCAACCCCCGTGGCCTCCCCCCAGCCATCCAGCGCATTGTGCgccaaaagcaggaagaaatctGCATGTCTGGCCAGTTCCAGCCTGTGCTTCAGTCAG ggGCCTGCTAA